The proteins below are encoded in one region of Flavobacteriales bacterium:
- the ahcY gene encoding adenosylhomocysteinase, which yields MGSTAEKKTLPFKVKDINLADWGRKEIKLAEAEMPGLMSLREEYGKSKPLAGARIAGCLHMTIQTAVLIETLKELGAEVTWSSCNIFSTQDHAAAAIAAAGIPVYAWKGMNEEEFDWCIEQTLFAFKDGKPLNMILDDGGDLTNMVLDRYPELVKDIKGLSEETTTGVHRLYERVRKGTLPIPAININDSVTKSKFDNKYGCRESLVDAIRRATDLMLAGKVAVVAGYGDVGKGSAQSLSSQGVRVIVTEIDPICALQAAMDGYQVLKMDTAVKIADIIVTATGNKNIVVDRHFKAMKHNAIVCNIGHFDNEIDMAWLNKNYGASKDVIKPQVDKYTVDGKDIIVLAEGRLVNLGCATGHPSFVMSNSFTNQTLAQIELWNHSDKYENQVYTLPKHLDEKVARLHLAKIGVELETLTTDQAEYIGVTVEGPFKAEHYRY from the coding sequence ATGGGTTCTACTGCCGAAAAGAAGACACTTCCATTCAAGGTTAAAGATATTAACCTGGCGGATTGGGGAAGAAAAGAAATTAAACTGGCCGAAGCTGAAATGCCGGGATTGATGTCACTCCGTGAAGAGTATGGCAAATCAAAACCACTCGCCGGTGCACGTATTGCTGGTTGTTTACATATGACCATTCAAACAGCTGTTTTAATTGAAACATTAAAAGAACTTGGTGCTGAGGTGACCTGGTCTTCCTGCAATATTTTCTCAACTCAAGATCATGCTGCTGCTGCCATTGCTGCTGCAGGAATCCCTGTTTATGCCTGGAAAGGAATGAACGAAGAAGAATTTGACTGGTGTATCGAACAAACCTTGTTTGCATTTAAAGATGGTAAGCCTCTCAATATGATTTTGGATGATGGTGGAGATTTGACCAATATGGTGTTGGATCGTTATCCTGAATTAGTTAAAGACATTAAAGGATTGTCAGAAGAAACCACTACCGGTGTTCATCGTTTATATGAGCGCGTTAGAAAAGGAACTTTACCAATTCCTGCAATTAATATCAACGACTCAGTAACCAAATCTAAATTTGATAACAAATATGGTTGCCGTGAATCATTGGTCGACGCTATTCGTCGCGCTACCGATTTAATGCTTGCCGGTAAAGTTGCTGTTGTAGCTGGATACGGTGATGTAGGTAAAGGATCTGCTCAATCATTGAGTAGCCAGGGTGTTCGTGTTATTGTTACCGAAATCGACCCAATCTGCGCATTACAGGCTGCAATGGATGGCTATCAGGTATTAAAAATGGATACTGCCGTTAAAATTGCAGATATCATTGTAACGGCTACAGGAAACAAAAATATTGTTGTTGACCGCCACTTTAAAGCGATGAAGCACAATGCTATCGTTTGTAATATCGGACACTTCGATAACGAAATCGATATGGCTTGGTTGAACAAAAATTATGGTGCTTCCAAGGATGTTATCAAACCACAGGTTGATAAATACACAGTTGATGGAAAAGATATTATTGTGCTTGCCGAAGGACGCCTGGTTAATCTGGGTTGTGCTACAGGTCACCCATCATTCGTGATGTCCAATTCCTTCACCAACCAAACACTTGCACAGATTGAGCTTTGGAATCATTCGGATAAATACGAAAATCAGGTGTACACTCTTCCAAAACACCTTGATGAAAAAGTAGCACGATTGCATCTTGCAAAAATCGGTGTTGAGTTAGAAACGCTTACTACCGACCAGGCAGAGTATATTGGTGTTACCGTTGAAGGTCCTTTCAAAGCGGAACATTACCGTTATTAA